The following are encoded together in the Flavihumibacter fluvii genome:
- the ltrA gene encoding group II intron reverse transcriptase/maturase, protein MSWADLDNDLDGHLYKLLNRLSSGSYFPLPVKEVEIAKKDGGIRKLGIPVILDRIAQEVVGVHLERIVEPLFHDDSYGYRRGRSCQNAVDKTLEKIMTHDWVIDLDIQSFFDTIDHGLMMKAVEHYCQDKYVLLYVERWLKAGILNKSGILLERATGTPQGGVISPLLANVFMHVVFDKWMKLHHHEKPFVRYADDIVVHCKTNKQARFLLAKIRNRLTECKLALHPQKTRIINMRGITTEKYPRSFDFLGFTLKPYWTKTAKGFSILITTLISQKSISSIQDKFSRMELHKRRKPVEVLAKLLNPITRGVINYYCKLWSGHTYRLWQQLNFRIWKWVRWEKGMSAMSGLHWLRTKYKENPNLFYHWKIAHP, encoded by the coding sequence ATGAGTTGGGCTGATCTGGATAATGATTTGGATGGGCACCTCTATAAACTATTGAACCGCTTAAGTTCAGGCAGCTATTTTCCGCTTCCGGTTAAGGAGGTAGAGATTGCGAAGAAAGATGGTGGGATACGTAAACTTGGCATTCCGGTGATACTTGACCGGATCGCACAAGAAGTAGTGGGGGTGCATTTGGAACGGATAGTGGAGCCACTTTTTCACGATGATTCGTATGGCTACCGCCGTGGCCGGAGTTGCCAGAATGCGGTCGACAAGACACTGGAAAAGATCATGACGCATGATTGGGTTATTGATCTGGACATTCAAAGTTTCTTTGATACCATTGATCACGGCCTGATGATGAAAGCAGTAGAGCACTATTGCCAGGATAAGTACGTGCTGCTGTATGTTGAACGTTGGCTGAAAGCAGGCATTTTAAACAAGAGCGGCATACTGTTGGAGCGTGCAACTGGCACGCCGCAAGGCGGTGTAATTAGTCCGCTACTGGCCAATGTATTTATGCATGTGGTATTTGACAAGTGGATGAAATTACATCATCATGAAAAGCCGTTCGTTCGTTATGCTGATGACATTGTTGTGCACTGCAAGACAAATAAGCAGGCCCGGTTTCTTTTGGCGAAGATTCGGAATCGATTGACCGAATGTAAGTTGGCACTGCATCCCCAGAAGACACGTATCATTAACATGCGTGGTATCACTACGGAAAAGTATCCCCGAAGTTTTGATTTTCTTGGATTTACGCTCAAGCCTTATTGGACCAAGACAGCTAAAGGATTTAGTATTCTTATTACCACCTTAATCAGCCAGAAATCAATAAGTAGTATACAGGATAAGTTCAGTCGGATGGAGCTGCACAAAAGGCGCAAGCCGGTTGAAGTGTTAGCTAAATTGCTGAACCCAATTACACGCGGAGTAATTAACTATTACTGTAAGTTGTGGTCGGGCCATACTTATCGCTTATGGCAGCAATTGAATTTCAGGATTTGGAAATGGGTAAGGTGGGAGAAGGGTATGTCAGCGATGTCAGGTCTTCATTGGCTTAGGACTAAATACAAGGAAAACCCGAATTTATTTTACCACTGGAAAATTGCGCATCCATAG